A section of the Triticum dicoccoides isolate Atlit2015 ecotype Zavitan chromosome 7A, WEW_v2.0, whole genome shotgun sequence genome encodes:
- the LOC119331468 gene encoding uncharacterized protein LOC119331468, which yields MDDLKAILARPIQVAEQVIKWAEEAQTCRQECLELKTKVERLASLLRQAARADLYERPARRILDDTGKALDKAAALLDRCRARGIVHRVFTIIPAGSFKRTSNQLDNSLGDLSWILRVSNYANAGDDLDDHIGLPPIAQNEPILFLIWEQIAVLYTGTFDARADAAASVVSLARDNDRYGRLIIEEDGVPPLLRLIKEGRPEGQENAALAIGLLGRDPECVELMVLAGVCTAFSKILKDAPMKVQGMVAWAVSELATNHPKCQDAFMQSNVIRLLVSHLAFETVQEHSKYAVASRMSLHSVVMDKKGSGKYSSHQDTFDAAEHTAANSLSAKPTVGGSAAAGSNAAVGGNAAAAAATAAGGTSSSGVTAAAAASIGSVAGTKQHNVSLSGTSTRGKEYEDEETKAYMKSNAARALCQLAMGNAAVCKNITESRALLCFSILLEKGAPDVQYNSALALMEICRVAEQNADLRRSAFKPTSPAARAVVEQLLRVVTKAEYDDLLIPCIMSLGCLSRTFRATETRIIGPLVNLLDEREADVSREAAVALTKFACTDNYLHVDHSKAIINASGAKHLVQLVYFGEQVVQVAALLLVCYIAHNVPDSEDLAQAEILTVLEWASKQAYMVQDTLIENLLPEAKIRMELYQSRGAKGYH from the coding sequence ATGGATGACCTGAAGGCGATCTTGGCGCGGCCGATCCAGGTCGCGGAGCAGGTGATCAAGTGGGCGGAGGAGGCCCAGACGTGCCGGCAGGAGTGCCTGGAGCTCAAGACCAAGGTCGAGCgcctcgcctccctcctccgccAGGCCGCGCGCGCCGACCTCTACGAGCGTCCCGCCCGCCGCATTCTCGACGACACCGGCAAGGCGCTCGACAAGGCCGCCGCCCTACTCGACCGCTGCCGCGCTCGCGGCATCGTCCACCGCGTCTTCACCATCATCCCCGCTGGCTCCTTCAAGAGGACGTCCAACCAGCTCGACAACTCCCTCGGCGACCTCTCTTGGATCCTCCGCGTGTCCAACTACGCCAACGCTggcgatgacctggatgaccacatTGGCTTGCCCCCCATTGCCCAGAACGAGCCCATACTCTTCCTCATCTGGGAGCAGATCGCCGTGCTCTACACCGGCACATTCGACGCCCGCGCTGACGCCGCGGCTAGCGTTGTCTCTCTCGCGCGCGACAATGACCGCTACGGCAGACTCATCATCGAAGAGGACGGCGTCCCGCCTCTGCTGCGCCTCATAAAGGAGGGCCGCCCCGAGGGCCAGGAGAACGCCGCGCTCGCCATCGGCCTCCTCGGCCGCGACCCGGAGTGCGTCGAGCTCATGGTGCTCGCCGGCGTCTGCACCGCCTTCTCCAAGATTCTCAAGGACGCGCCCATGAAGGTGCAGGGTATGGTGGCGTGGGCCGTGTCCGAGCTCGCCACCAACCACCCCAAATGCCAGGACGCGTTCATGCAGAGCAACGTGATCCGCCTGCTGGTGTCCCACCTCGCCTTTGAGACGGTGCAGGAGCACTCCAAGTACGCCGTCGCGTCCAGGATGAGCCTACACTCCGTTGTCATGGACAAGAAGGGCAGCGGCAAATACTCGTCCCATCAGGACACATTTGATGCGGCGGAGCACACCGCGGCCaacagcttgtcggcgaagcccacaGTCGGTGGTAGCGCCGCTGCCGGTAGTAACGCCGCTGTCGGTGGtaacgccgctgccgccgctgccaccgccgccggtGGCACCAGCTCAAGTGGCGTGACGGCAGCTGCGGCTGCGAGCATTGGCAGCGTTGCGGGGACGAAGCAGCACAATGTGTCCTTGTCGGGGACGAGCACGCGAGGGAAAGAATACGAGGACGAAGAGACCAAAGCCTACATGAAATCCAACGCAGCCAGAGCGCTGTGCCAGCTAGCCATGGGCAATGCCGCCGTGTGCAAGAACATCACGGAGTCCAGGGCGCTGCtctgtttctccatcctcctggagAAAGGCGCCCCAGACGTGCAGTACAACTCGGCCCTGGCGCTCATGGAGATCTGCCGTGTGGCGGAGCAGAACGCGGACCTCCGGCGGTCGGCGTTCAAGCCGACGTCCCCCGCGGCGCGCGCCGTGGTGGAGCAGCTCCTCCGCGTGGTCACCAAGGCGGAGTACGACGATCTCCTCATCCCCTGCATCATGTCGCTGGGCTGCCTGTCGAGAACCTTCCGGGCGACGGAGACCCGGATCATCGGGCCGCTGGTGAACCTCCTCGACGAGCGGGAAGCCGACGTGTCCCGGGAGGCTGCCGTGGCGCTGACCAAGTTCGCCTGCACGGACAACTACCTCCACGTGGACCACTCCAAGGCCATCATCAACGCCAGCGGCGCCAAGCACCTGGTCCAGCTGGTCTACTTCGGGGAGCAGGTGGTGCAGGTGGCGGCGCTCCTCCTGGTGTGCTACATCGCGCACAACGTCCCCGACAGCGAGGACCTCGCGCAGGCGGAGATCCTCACCGTGCTGGAGTGGGCGTCCAAGCAGGCGTACATGGTGCAGGACACGTTGATCGAGAACTTGTTGCCGGAGGCCAAGATCAGGATGGAGCTCTACCAATCCAGAGGGGCAAAAGGTTACCATTAA